Below is a genomic region from Zea mays cultivar B73 chromosome 9, Zm-B73-REFERENCE-NAM-5.0, whole genome shotgun sequence.
AACCTTGTCTCTTATCGTCTCATACCAATACTATGCACATATTTTCTGAATATGGTTGCTGCTAAGAATTTAGTGAACAAATCAGCAAGACTATCACAAGATTTGACTTCCATAATACTACTTGTTATTAAAGTATAAAGCCTGCTTACATGGAACCAGATTATTATCACAACGGAAGTGTCAAGTTTACAAGTTGCTTCGAACATCCCAACAGAGGTAATGGCACGTAAGTTGAAAACTTAGCTTCCACGGTAAGTGGTGAACGAGAAAGGGGAATGCAAGAGAGGAACATGAAAATGCTCTGCCGCCTGGTTCTCCTTGATCTCGAATATGATGCTGACATAAGGGAAGAACCCTGCAGGGGCATACTTGCCAGTGTTGAAGCTTATGCGGTAGAAACCAGGAGCAATATTATCGACAATGTCCATCAGCTGGCCACTGCGTCCATCATTGTTTGTAACGGAATAGCCTAGAGTTTCCCATCCGCTgaaatctttgttgttgaatgatGGAGGAGCTGAACAATCCTTCCACATCTCCAGGTGAACTTCGATTCCAGATGCAGGCGATCCACGGGCAATGTCCAGCACATGCGTTGTAATAGGCGGACGACTTCGGTTCGAGCTACCTGTAATTTCAGGAGCTTTATTGGCACAAGGCTGAGGTTGAGCTCCAAGATGTGCTCCAATAATCCGTATGCGATCTTTTTGAAAATTTAAGAAGAATAATTCAAATTGTATACATATAGCAAATTGTTATAGTATGCTAGTAACGCACATGAATCAATGAATGAGAATAAAAGTATAGATTGATGATGGAGACAGATCGATTGTTAACTAGATGAAAATCGATGTCCTTAACAACAAATGCTCATTCAACAACACAATTCACTAGTTTATTCATGGCTGTGAACTATGTGGTTCTTGTTTCAAAATATTCCTTGCAAAATAGTAGATGCATCAATATTTTTCTTCTGTTTCTATTTATTAAGAGAAAACTCAATCAGACTATTTCAATTAGCAAAGAAGATGACAATAAGGAAACCTTAGCACTAATTCAATGCAGATATTCATTTTTAGCATTACACAATATTGTGACTGCTAGTCAAAATAGATCACAAAGAGTATATGTATATGCCTGAAGGCGAACAAACTCCATGTCCAGCTGCTCACTCAACAGTAGCTAACGTGAATGGAACAACAGAACTTCCAGATAATGAAGAATTGAACAGATTCAATGGTGCTCATAATACGCTATTGTATGTGTGGACATTTGACACTGAAAATGCATAAAAAATATAAGATAGATACAACAAAACTCACAAACATGTAAAGTAAAAAAGGATGACATTTTCTTATAACCTACAAAGGGATAGAGTGGATTGATACCTGCTGCTTTATCTGATTGGACGGTGGGGCCTTCAATTGTAGTGGAGGGAACAGTAGGCTCCAATGAGAAAAGCTTCGTGAGACGTAGTTCAGTTATCTTGAGTTCTTCCTGTGCCGCAGCCTCAAGTTCGACAATTGGCCTGTTCGTGTAACGCCTCTGAAATAGGAGGATAATACAAAAGCCATTATATTGACAAGGAAACATAGTGTTTCAATCTTTAAGTTAATACATGAATTATGAAGTAAGCTGCAGCTTTCAAATTGTAGTATACCAAGGAGGTAAGGCTAAAATAAGAATTATGTCCCACCAGTGGTCAGTGGATCATAAAACATCATCCGAATTCAATTTCGATTAGGTTTGAGATTCATGTAGAGCTTTTATTTTACAATGAAGCTACAGATATGTAGAGGGATGGTCTTATTCTTATCATGTATTATCATCAATCCCTAAACAACAATGCATAGATGTTTTAACTTTCCTGAAAGTACAGACAACACAACACCTCATTGGTCAACAGTCATTACCCAAGTCAATGGCAAGGACTCTAGCAAGGATCTAACACAATTCTGTAAGTTTTGAGTCCTTCTAGGAGCAGATCTTCGTTGGACAAATATGAAGTGGACACTGAATCTGAAGACAAACATGATGTATTCAGACCTTAAGCTCAGCCAAGACCTCAGCTGCAGTCCTCCCAGAAGCGCAAATCATGAAGACGAAGCCAAACTTCTCCCTGTATCTGGCATTCCACTCTGCTAGCTCCTGCAGCAGGTGGAGGAAAAAAACTAAACTAAGTCCAGAATTTATATAAGACATACAAGGGAAAGTGAGAGCTGATGTAGCACCTGGGCCGTCGAGTCCGTGGCTGTGGAGAGCGCTGCTGATTGCTCCTCCTTGCTCCACCTAAACCAGAAAGGAAACAGAGATTACCAACACAGTTACTAGCGCCATATGGTTTGTCCTGAAACGGTTCGCCAGTTTGATTTTACTGATTTCAACACTTGAACTCGCCATGACGCGCAGCCAGGTCATGTGATTGGTTCCGTGTCATCTATTGATTAGTACTGGTATATACAAAATCCACAGACAGCCACAGCGACCCGAGCGAGGCGCGATCGACAACAGCAAAACGACAACTGAAAATTAAGCGGACGAATTGAGTGGATGTTGAGAGGGCAATGCACTTCACCGACTTGGAGACAGATGGGGAGGTGGTTCCGATTGCCGGGTGCGCCGCGAAGGCCTCGAGCCATCCGTTGACATCCACCTTGATCCGATTCAGCGATGGGTCGTGGCGCGCGCACGGGCAGCAAGCACACCATCAGTACAGCAGGAAACGGAAGTCCCGCGGGTGGACGGAAATTCAAGTAGGGATAAAAGGAAGGTAGAAGATGCGAAGGCGAGTAGGTGACACACCTCGTCGAGCCAGATGCGCCGAGCGGCGAGGAGGGCGTCTGCGAGGGACGCGAAGGGGGAGGCGGCCGCCATCGCGGCGGCGAAGCGGCGGCTGCCGTTGACGCGCAGCATGTCCTCCGCGGAAAGAGGCAACGGCGCAGCCATCTCGCCTAGCTGGCGGCGAATCCGACAGCGCAGGCTCTGAGTCTGATGTGTTGAAGTATACTCAGTGGCAAATGAGAATTGAGAGAGAAACAAATGACAGAACTGTTTGTATTCCACAGATCATTACACTTATATACAAGTGAAGGGGTGTATCCCAAGAGGTGTGTCCTTTGGGGAAAATTGTCGCACCCCTTGGATTGATCAcatatgtaatattttgtaatactcccccttgatcaatccaaCTTCATTTGATGATCTGTCAGATGTTCTTCCAAGATCTtatctcctcaaaaaccctgtgggaaaaataaggagtacacaatgtcttttggataatgagaataatctcacacgaactccaaaagaaaatatgcttgtaatcatcattcgtaaaaacccctgtggggaaaagtcaatgatgaagcatatagcttagttgatattacctcgttaaaaactttggatgagaaaaccttaacaaggcaaaactcatacaaagaaaagagtgtaatatgatggtatAAAACAGGTCGAATATCACGGAGAATTACTCCCCCTGATCTTGCAAACACTTgagtcttctcataccaatcacctcaacacatttctgaaaacgttgagtatggtagagattttgtgaatagatcaacaagattatcacaagactttgcaagatgttaatgtttccattttcctgtttccatctgaacaacacaagctcaattatCCTTATGGATAATGGTTAGTGGTTCAATTGAACCACAATACGACATTGTTCTCCAATGGACctctagcccaaagaacaataatatgtctatagtcatcatctcaaaaaccccagtggggaaaataaatgatgagacatataactcaggctaatatttctccaagataatctAGTCAGAAAATCTGAGAAATCAACATATCAGCCGAGTCTCCTTAAAAACCCAACGGAAAAATAAGGAGAGTAGTCATACTCTATTGTTGATCCATTTGAACTCTAGGGATATAAACTCATATCctagttcaaatacaacaataACTATGTCATAATATATCATCCTTGAAAACCTCTACGGGAAAAATAGATGATACGACATAGACCTTGTGTTGATGTtgtctcgttaaaaactttgaatgagaaacccaagcagggaaaaactcatgcgaagaaaagagtacaacatgatgTATAAACAAGTTCTTTCGATCAAGAGGGAAACTCCCCCTGATCTTTACAAAACACTAAGTCATCCCATACCTGCTCTCAAACACATCTAAAATGTGGAGTAAGTAGAGACTTAGTTCGTAACTTGtttttcatctaaacaacacaaagtaatattatcttcatagataataaggtcactgatataaaatcatgaccaccacataccctctgtatgtagtatatcattctgtacaatcccacgaagtgtactatagaatgattagtgtaagtgaccattaatctctgttgattaacatttatcaaacagtaggtccaacttaccagaagtatgtcattgatcttgtacctggggatcttctatagatatccaagatcaatatatccaaacataaggagagcatgagtacacctggagatcataactcgatctcatgtgctgttagctagcaaatcattgcaaagcaatatccagccggatgctcttgcaagatacaatagcacatctcatgatcTGAAAGAATCAAATGACTATGATTCCAttatattgaatttcttcaatatacgttggatatagacaactttgtatccaagatactcaagatagtttagtttgaattgaaaatctctttcaattcatatcctctatctcgaactccgtcgataagtaatgtatgtttaaaatatgttgcacatatttacactgaacataccatactttgtgtatcctttcagaaggaaggattcactaggtcaaatgtaccatatttgaccaggatgctctaagtcacaaagactttccaagcattgcaaatttgtgattggtgattatgtatttggaatccttcaaaactccataaataccataatccagtgaccacatatgcacatgttgtcactacatctatcaactgcacagatagatgatttactacccatattattgtatcggaatttaactactcacagtagaggagaatttatagcattaaaataatgcttgggtttgcgtataaacccagttgctactagccatgctttctcaccacctcattgtttccaagtccatgaaaacaaacttgtatccacagtaagataccttgaagtgaaaataagttaacacttctttccggtgagcaaggctatctctgcaacattgtatcactcaacaagatccaatttgagcatactcgtgctctgctatggccatagtcttttggatcacttggagtgcatatacaattgctgagatgtatgtgtcgacacttgtagcttttaaataacacaattctccagttgacataaagtcatttttatgtacccttatgattcctcgtgaaatcccaaaacgagaatcaagggcttccgataacctagcctcatcagtgcgcactgagctaggttgtgaatgtcttccattcacaggataatccatatcctctaggtgtctaccaacactaggttggttaccaacgaatagttggtctgcatttactatctcagaaggcatagccttcagctgcttgcaagcatcttaatcccaatttgtgaccatacttctccccctcttatttacaacaACGTTGCAATAGAGAGTTTAGTGGTGTTCCATTtaaccactctttctggcacttgcacataggattaatttgagtgacacctcatagtaaatgcacatggcagttaatttgcaacttcttgcaaatcattcgaacccaaaggttcagttttagt
It encodes:
- the LOC100273769 gene encoding uric acid degradation bifunctional protein TTL isoform X1, producing MAAPLPLSAEDMLRVNGSRRFAAAMAAASPFASLADALLAARRIWLDEVDVNGWLEAFAAHPAIGTTSPSVSKWSKEEQSAALSTATDSTAQELAEWNARYREKFGFVFMICASGRTAAEVLAELKRRYTNRPIVELEAAAQEELKITELRLTKLFSLEPTVPSTTIEGPTVQSDKAADRIRIIGAHLGAQPQPCANKAPEITGSSNRSRPPITTHVLDIARGSPASGIEVHLEMWKDCSAPPSFNNKDFSGWETLGYSVTNNDGRSGQLMDIVDNIAPGFYRISFNTGKYAPAGFFPYVSIIFEIKENQAAEHFHVPLLHSPFSFTTYRGS
- the LOC100273769 gene encoding Uric acid degradation bifunctional protein TTL encodes the protein MAAPLPLSAEDMLRVNGSRRFAAAMAAASPFASLADALLAARRIWLDEVDVNGWLEAFAAHPAIGTTSPSVSKWSKEEQSAALSTATDSTAQELAEWNARYREKFGFVFMICASGRTAAEVLAELKRRYTNRPIVELEAAAQEELKITELRLTKLFSLEPTVPSTTIEGPTVQSDKAAGSSNRSRPPITTHVLDIARGSPASGIEVHLEMWKDCSAPPSFNNKDFSGWETLGYSVTNNDGRSGQLMDIVDNIAPGFYRISFNTGKYAPAGFFPYVSIIFEIKENQAAEHFHVPLLHSPFSFTTYRGS